A segment of the Stigmatopora nigra isolate UIUO_SnigA chromosome 15, RoL_Snig_1.1, whole genome shotgun sequence genome:
TATTTCTTTCAAATATCTTTAATATAATCTTGCATTTAAAAAGTCTACACACTAAAACCTGTTTTTTAtagtagtatttaaaaaatgagctgCAAAGACAACAAAACTCATCTAATAATTATTTTGATAGCATTTCAGAAACTTGAAGATATAGTTTTGAAATAAACTCTTTATTTAAATATGGATTTATTGCAAATGTAGGTCACTGCCTCTGATATTGTTTTGGCAACAAATGAAGACCTTATTGACCCTAACAAAACACCTTGTccattaaatgatatttttttagatgttcGTACGAGTAAAACAATTATTATAGTGAAAATCATCACATTAGACGGGGCTTTAAATTATTAtagtattgaaaatgaaaagtaaGATTGTGAACAGGCGTGCGCGTTGATTTGCGGTCGCGCGTATCCGACCCACAATCCTCCGCGCGCAACCAAGATGGAAGAACCCAGCAGCTGCGGGAGAACAATGTTTTGCCTTTAAAAATTTTGGGGCAAAAACGGAACACCGAGATCCGAATACACTGGATCCGTGGTGCAACTTGTCGGGGCCAAGTGCCGGTAAGAAACGATGTTCGCGATTGTTAAAAAGTCCGATTTGAATTGCTTCTCTGCTTGAAAGTTGGAACTTCTCGTGCGGGACAGACAACAAAAGCCCCCCGCCTCCGACGCCGCTAGGTTAGCATTGCTAAGCTAATGGGACCGAGCATCATTGTTCGCTCGGGACTTTTGTTGTGGGTCATGCCCGTGTTGGTTGCTGCATCACCTCGTACGCTCGATCCGGTGTCCCCTGGAACCGACGAGTCACTGGCTTGCatcaaataagtaaatatatgcATGATCCATtatgattaaaagaaaataattatttaaaaagtcgTCGATGCTCGTTCACCCTTGGTTATTTGTTCCTGAGCGTCCTGCAAAAATCTTTCGAATCTATGTGTAATAATACTCAAGTAAAACTTGATTTATTAATACTTCATGGAGTTTGGGTGCTTTGCTGTGATTTCTTGAGGTTTTGGGATTTGAGCGCCTTGGCGATCTTAATAATGCGGCGTTTAAATGCGCGCTCACATTAATTATTGTCCGCATCACAAAGAGCGCAGACAACGACGGAGGCCCCCGCGAAATGGTTAGCACAATGCTTACTTAGCCTTAGagtttgattgtttttgcaGATCTGGGTGACTAAGTACAGtacacttttttatttaataactcTAAATCAGGAATCAGGTAATATTTGTGTGTGAACTGATTTATTTCTACAAAACGTTGAATCTTGAGGCAAATGTGACTTGGGGGTCCATATTGGGTCCCAAATGAGGTTTATTATTAACTCAATGGTTGGTATAGAcagtgatggatgtccaatccttttgaagtgggaggggtgGGATCACCCTTAAAGTGCAAAGAGATCAGATGTGAAATCAAATATTAATTGTGCTtatagttttagtttttttaagatcCTTACTGCACATTTTAttcagtgtgtgtatatgtgtgtatgtgtatatgtgtgtctgtatatgtttgtgtgttcgtgtatgcatgtgtgtgtgtatatatttgtgtgttcatgtgtatgcatgtgtgtatgtttgtgttcgtgtatgcatgtgtatgtgtgtgtgtatatgtatatgaatgaatatgtatgtgtattttatgGACATTAATGAATAGGTATGGCAATCAAAACTTGATTTGATAGGGACTAAACACTTCCCTCAGTGAACTCTTAATTTACTATTGAAATCCAATTCTTATTGAAATTTCCATTTAGCaccattgatttttatttgtacacAATCAATAGCAAGCAGCATGTCGCCCCCCACTATTTTGATGTATGTATTGCGTGTAATCACACCAGCACTCATTGGCATATATAATCCACATGCAAATAGGATGACCGGATCAGACACAAACCGTCGCGCAGATTAACGTTCGATGTGAAACGGTGAATAACTCAGCGCCCCGCCAGACAGGAAGCTCTCGGGCTTGTCCCCGTGCCAGACTGCAGCCCTTTTGTTGACCCACAAATCATCACGTTTAATCCGGCTGAAGCCTCTTTTGCACCGAGATCCCGCAAACTGCAGCATCAGTAAAGAGCAGGCGTTATCTAGCCtacgcttaaaaaaaatgtaatttgatatCATCTGATAGTGCATTTTGTGCACGCTTCAAACTTAGAAAAGTCTCTTCTAAAATATTGTGGCGTTCCAAAATCAATAATGGGGAGATAAAAGCACCTTATAATAAGAAGAATTGATactttttgagctttttaatGTTTGTCACAATGTTCAAATTgcactgtttattttctctCTATGCAGCATGACACTGACTGTGGCGCCATAGTTTTGATCTCCTGCCCGCCAGCATGAGCCTCATTCAAGACAAGTTAGGCAACGACTTCCTGCGCCCAAACGGAGGCATGGACACCAACTTTGGCGCGGGCATGATCATGTTCAGCCACTTGCCGCCCGTCACCAGCTTCACCCGCCTCCATTCCGTCGGGCCCCAGGAGATGATCTTGAAGAAGGAGCGGGACTCGCCCGACTGCAGCGACGGTGTATTGGGAGGGGGCGACTACGTCCACGCCCTGGGTATCAAGCAGGAGAAGATGTCCGAGCACGATTACCGTCTGCCGCTGTACCCGGGTGGGCTGGCCAAGAGCAACGAACTACTGGAGGTCACTGTTAGTAACAACCAGAGCCTGCTGGTGCACGAAGTCAACATGGCCAATGTGAGTATCGCTTTGCTTCATTCAATGTTCCCAAtgctgattttttatttttcacttcgGATCCGATGTTTTTCGAAGATACgtcttgtatttttcttaaaaatttcccttcaaagtaaaatatttgtactccctattaaaaccgttAAAATTCAGgtaaaaattgggaatcaggggagTCTTATACtcgaaaaaaattgtaaaattcaacgattttaaggcaattttaagggtatgacTTATAcgcaaaaaatacagtagtttctAAAGAGAACATAAGTTCTAGATATGGCcttgattttaaaacaaaaatatttaaatgtcataGTATTTAACTAATTGCTTGCCTTGAACAATGAGAGATCCGATTCACTTAAACTGTGTTTCTGCGATTATTCTctgtcagtcaaaatggattggacactataaatgaGTTAAATGAACGCCCTATAAAGGCTTAAGTAGTCCAAATGGCCAATTTACTGATTGCTCGCCATGCAAAATATAGATGAGGTCCAAAAAGCCTCTCATTATTCCCCCCCCTGTATGGATGCGTGACGTCATGGCGGCAAGTGAATGAAATGGTCTTGCCTTGGACGCAGCTGTCTTATGGGCACTCGCACTTAATTCCAGACGTCTTTTGTGCTCGTTcaaacacaagcacacactCGTCACAATGTGGGCAGCATCCCAAGGTTAAGCTAATATGAACTGCTGTCTGGGTTTGTTCTTTCTAGATGATGCCTCCTCACTGGGAATAAATGATTTATCTTGTTTTGAGAGTTCATTTTGCAGTGTGATGATTGACTTCAGTAACACATTCAAACAGTTTGAATGTAAAcagatgttttaaagctgtgttgattCAAATAGACTCAAAAAGCATTCGCCCTGAATTGTAGGTCACCaatccacaggagggctgtaaATTTAGGCCGTTGTCGCGTTAACACGCCCATACAAAGCATCAAATGcgtttaatattttttcccccctcaattGTTCTCAATCATTTGTTTATTGTaatgtgaaatgtatttttaaacaaagattttttccaaatttatttAGTACATATATTGGACACAATTAAAaggccttttttgtttttttagatcgTCTTTATTCTCTAAAATCACAGGAAATctttgtttttgacagttttacacatgagcattttttttccttgactcacacttgcatattttttaatcattgcctGGAACCCTTGATGGAAACAATATGATTTATGTGCCACTGGCTTTCACGCCATCCTCCTTTGTCATCCCAGCAGCTGCCGAGTCAGTTAGGAAAGGACCCCTCGGGGAGGAAAGGTcgcaggtcaaatggtgacggacAAGAGAGCCGGCCGAGGAAGAAGCGGAGCGAGCCAAAGGTTTGACACACTAAGggtgaaaataaaaaacaagaattaAGTGGGGTGGGGGTTTGGGTGACGCTCGTACATAATGTCACAAACCCATTGGCTTCAATAATTCACAATAATACGGCTGCTTTTAGTATGTTTTGACGTTTTTGGTGTTTAATTAGCCCTTAGTAGAGAACCCATATAAATagtgtaaaattaaattaaaacattctATTAATAGATTTTAATTAATGTGTTAAAAAATTGTATTGCAACCTAGTGTCTGTCCACATAAGTGGGCATTACGTTTTGACTCTTGTAGGCTACACCTGTAtactaaatattaataatttgcAATGTATGagccaaaatgtgatgtttatttttattatcagtATTAGTATTGATTTATGGTTTAAAATCCAAATAGAGATCAGAATTAGATgagttaaaaaatgcattactcTCTAAAGCCAAGTCTGATGATTGTGTCCTTTTTGTATTTAGTCTATGCTGATGGATGGCGATGGAAGCAGCATGTCACCTGACAACAAACCTCACATCTGCGAGCACTGCAGCGCTGCCTTTAGAAGCTCCTATCACCTGCGCCGACACGTCCTCATTCACACGGGTAAGATTGACAGCTAACATCTCGACTGTCAGCTTTACGATTGGGCCAGCCACTCACTCTGCTTATCCTTTGCAGGCGAGCGACCATTCCGATGCAGTCAGTGTAGCATGAGCTTTATTCAGAAGTATCTCCTTCAGCGGCATGAGAAAATCCACAGCGGTGAGTATGTTTGTTTTATGCACCGATGATATCGTGCCTTGTAACCCCTGTCTTATTTTgactgtttattttgaaatgacaggagagaagcctttcagttGTGACCAGTGCAACATGCGTTTTATTCAGAAGTACCACATGGAGCGACACAAGCGCACGCACAGTGGAGAGAAGCCCTACAGATGTGAAAACTGCCAACAAGTcagtactttttcttcttttgattGTCTTCGCTGGGGCTACAGAATCGACgaaacaaattgaaatggaataccgtatttactcgcatataagctgcatttgacggacaaaacaaaaatgaccaaatttgtggtacagcttatatgcgcataaaaaggcGACATGCCCGAAATGCCgtaatgcaaaacatttatttcaaagtagagaaaagataaacagataaaacttcGGTAATTATCTTAGCGTTATAGTGTTCGTTGAAGTAGGAGCAATTTGTCTCATGGTTTATTGAAACGAACTTGGATAAGGGCAGACTCAGCGAAACTACAGACTTAAGTATGGAAGAGAGCCACCATCACGTCCGTCAATTTGTGCAAGGCAGAAGAAATTTACGGAGACAGGGACAGTGTTAAATAAAGGAAGAAGTGGGTGACTAAGAACATCGTCTTTACACGATGGATGTTCTTAGTCGCCCACTCCCTCCTTTATCTAACACTCTCCCGGGTCTCCATAAATTTCTTCTGCCATGCACGAATTGATGGAGGTGATGGTTGCTTTCTTCCATGCTTAAGCCTGTATTTTCGCCCAGTCCGCTTATCTGAGTTCGTTTCAATAAACCATAAGAAAGATTGCACCTACTTCAACGAACACTATAACGTTAAGCAAATTTGTGAATAGTTttgtctgtttatcttttctctaattTGAAATACATGTCTTGCGTTATGGAGTTTCCTACGGTTACAATAATGTGCATGCATGGAAAGTATTATTTTGGAGACTATTACTAACCAGTTTTTCGTCCTCCTCCTCAGTTTTTTTCCAGGACGGACCGACTGCTCAAGCACAAGCGGACATGTGGAGACGCCTTGAGGAAAGTTCTGGACCCCAGCATGCTGGACATGGCTTGCCCAGACATGGGCGGCTACGGAATCGCTCAGGGAAACGGGAGGAAAAAAGGCAGGTCCAAAAGACCCGGAGAAGGAGGAGTCCGAAAGAAAAGGAAGGGGGACGGCGGCTCGAGAGTACCTCCCATTTCGGCCTCAGTCAGCGGAGCCTACAGTGTCCACGAGTACTCGCTGGAGAATCAAACGGTGTCGTCGTCCACGGAGCCGGGCCCCAGTATGCAACACCACCACCACGGTCGTGGCTTCAAGACGGCGGTCAAAAAAGCTCACCGAAAAGGCCTGGAAAAAGGCACAAAGGTGGAATCCTTGGAGCACCACGTGGATCAAGGCCTCATGCAAACAAACGGCGAACGCTTGGGCAACAACTACGACGACGCCATGCAGTTCCTGAAAAAGCGGCGCTACCTCCATAACGTCACGTCGTCGACGACGACGGGGAGTGAGTACGACCTGCTGTCCTCAACGCACCCATCAGTCATCCAGATGACGGACGCCGACTCGGGCTTGGACAAAACGGGCATTCCCGACGAGGTGCTCCAGAGCCTGTTGGAGCACTACTCCCACAAGCCCGATGCCTCACACCCCCACGAAATCCCTTTCGACCTGAGTGACCATCACACCGAAGAGCTGCAGCCCGCCTCGGCCCAAGAGCTGGTCGCCGGCGCCAGTCCGCCCGGCGACAAGGGCCTCCTGATGAACGAGTACTCACGTTTCCTTCTCCAAGCTCTGGAGCGCACCAGCCACAGCGCAGGCTTCCCCCTGGGTGTCCCGTCTTCAGGACCCTTCCTCTACTCAGAGTGCGGCTTCGGGGGCCCGGGGGCGGCCGACTCTTCGCCTCAGCATGCCTTCCACCTCCTGGAGTCTGCCCAGCATCACCAGCTGACTCCTTCCCAGGAGCTTAACGCCTCCTCCACACCGCCGTCGTCCTACCAGATGGGCTCGGTGGACCCCGGCTGCCACAAAGAGGCGGCGCCCGTCAAGAACGGCGCCATATTCCCGCCGCCCCTCTCCAAAGTCGCCCCTTACCAGATAGAAAACTTTGCGCAGGCTTTCGGCTCACAGTTCAAGTCCGAAGAGCGGATAAGGACGCCCGTGTCCGACTTCTCAGGGTACAGCAGCTTGCTGGCCGACATCGGCGAGCCGGCGAGCTCCGTCTCCAAAACGGCGACCAGCCAAAGCTATAGGTGAGACAACGCCTCAAAAGTTAagtcctgttttattttttaacatttctttttattattctaaTGCCGTGCTTGTGCCCGCTCCTCTTTTCCACC
Coding sequences within it:
- the LOC144208480 gene encoding zinc finger protein 281-like isoform X1, whose amino-acid sequence is MSLIQDKLGNDFLRPNGGMDTNFGAGMIMFSHLPPVTSFTRLHSVGPQEMILKKERDSPDCSDGVLGGGDYVHALGIKQEKMSEHDYRLPLYPGGLAKSNELLEVTVSNNQSLLVHEVNMANQLPSQLGKDPSGRKGRRSNGDGQESRPRKKRSEPKSMLMDGDGSSMSPDNKPHICEHCSAAFRSSYHLRRHVLIHTGERPFRCSQCSMSFIQKYLLQRHEKIHSGEKPFSCDQCNMRFIQKYHMERHKRTHSGEKPYRCENCQQFFSRTDRLLKHKRTCGDALRKVLDPSMLDMACPDMGGYGIAQGNGRKKGRSKRPGEGGVRKKRKGDGGSRVPPISASVSGAYSVHEYSLENQTVSSSTEPGPSMQHHHHGRGFKTAVKKAHRKGLEKGTKVESLEHHVDQGLMQTNGERLGNNYDDAMQFLKKRRYLHNVTSSTTTGSEYDLLSSTHPSVIQMTDADSGLDKTGIPDEVLQSLLEHYSHKPDASHPHEIPFDLSDHHTEELQPASAQELVAGASPPGDKGLLMNEYSRFLLQALERTSHSAGFPLGVPSSGPFLYSECGFGGPGAADSSPQHAFHLLESAQHHQLTPSQELNASSTPPSSYQMGSVDPGCHKEAAPVKNGAIFPPPLSKVAPYQIENFAQAFGSQFKSEERIRTPVSDFSGYSSLLADIGEPASSVSKTATSQSYR
- the LOC144208480 gene encoding zinc finger protein 281-like isoform X2, producing MSLIQDKLGNDFLRPNGGMDTNFGAGMIMFSHLPPVTSFTRLHSVGPQEMILKKERDSPDCSDGVLGGGDYVHALGIKQEKMSEHDYRLPLYPGGLAKSNELLEVTVSNNQSLLVHEVNMANLPSQLGKDPSGRKGRRSNGDGQESRPRKKRSEPKSMLMDGDGSSMSPDNKPHICEHCSAAFRSSYHLRRHVLIHTGERPFRCSQCSMSFIQKYLLQRHEKIHSGEKPFSCDQCNMRFIQKYHMERHKRTHSGEKPYRCENCQQFFSRTDRLLKHKRTCGDALRKVLDPSMLDMACPDMGGYGIAQGNGRKKGRSKRPGEGGVRKKRKGDGGSRVPPISASVSGAYSVHEYSLENQTVSSSTEPGPSMQHHHHGRGFKTAVKKAHRKGLEKGTKVESLEHHVDQGLMQTNGERLGNNYDDAMQFLKKRRYLHNVTSSTTTGSEYDLLSSTHPSVIQMTDADSGLDKTGIPDEVLQSLLEHYSHKPDASHPHEIPFDLSDHHTEELQPASAQELVAGASPPGDKGLLMNEYSRFLLQALERTSHSAGFPLGVPSSGPFLYSECGFGGPGAADSSPQHAFHLLESAQHHQLTPSQELNASSTPPSSYQMGSVDPGCHKEAAPVKNGAIFPPPLSKVAPYQIENFAQAFGSQFKSEERIRTPVSDFSGYSSLLADIGEPASSVSKTATSQSYR